Part of the Mytilus edulis chromosome 9, xbMytEdul2.2, whole genome shotgun sequence genome, aaacacacattttttaagatttacagttactaaataaaacaaaagttgaaatctgtagtacatcttaacacaaactcgtgtgcttacttattatgaactgcttaatgacatgaaatataaagtcatttagacacatgggaaaagtcgcacttttaaaacaacgatttttacgctattaagtagacagagttgcctttcatacatttttgacacttcatcccacaatgcaatccgaaaaagttcaaatttcaagaaatgatgatacatatcactatcaaacaaataacttataatgttaagaGCTATacacatgccaagaaatcctcgctaaaaattccggtcgaccccctacggcagtcattagtagctaaagatttgatttcattgaagaaattaatttatgaccttcttgtacgtgtcgcttagaacacagccatataccaaatggtcaatattaatcatccatgtaatttgctctatggggtgtttgcagaatttcaacggaggcaatttcttggcatgataGGACTTTGATTTCTTTTGAAATGCGTTTGACTGTACGTATTGCTGCGTGTTTGGTtttttatacattggctagaggtatagggggagggttgtgatttcacaaaacatgtttaaccccgccgcatttgtgcgcctgaCTGTCCCAATTCAGGCGCCTCTTGcctttttagtcttgtatgatttaacTTTGATTCATTGgcatatttcggagtttagtattacgtCTTTTGTCACTGAACCATCACTAAACCAGTACACTTGTAtatctaggggccagctgaagcacgcctgcccagcacaacgttcattgcgacaccatACATTAAGTATTCCTTCCGTATCATTACTTGGAACTAAAATCaatcataaaaggcaatatattatcatatcaataaaaaacaaaacaaaaagtttaaagttgcatgcgaccaaagcgctttttctggatctaccttcatcaggaacgtcaaaaaggcgaataataCTATTTGGCCTACTGCGAGTTGATCAGTTTTCACTGTTACTTCTAAACTAATCTCAATTTCAACGTAAAAAAagcttttatttcgtttcgcagtttatagtttttggtggggttcgtgttgtttattctttagttttctatgttgtgtcatgtttactattgtttttctgtttgtctttttcgtttttagccatggcgtcagtggcggatccagagggggggttccgggggtccgcaccccccctttattttggccgatcaatgcatttgaatcgggacatatgttttgcacccccctgcaccccccccccccccctttgccctgggctagcaccccccctttcgaaaattcctgcatccgccactgggcgttgtcagtttgttttagatttatgagtttgaatttggTACTTTCGTCCCTCTATTTATACgtacccctcttttcgccccttttctattttgatatcttagtcaaaatttaaaaaatcaaattttcaaaaagtgaaataaatcaaaattgcACCAATTTATAAacgttatttaaaatttaatattttaattatttggttaaaatttcaaaatttaaaaacttttacacaatttagaattttgatattttaaaacctttgatcaaaatttcaaaaatctaaaatttgaaaacttttaaaactttgaattgataagtgttacacggaccgttTTGTTATCATTTTGAAAACCACAAACGTTGATATTCACATGCGTATCTTTTTTCCTCTCCAAAAGTAGGTCAGTGATGCTATAAATATCACATTGAATATTTGTACACAGGTATATAACCTGCTTAATATATTGCAGATCAAGTTCACGGTAGGTTATGTGATTAGTGTTGTAACAGCAAGTTTCTTCCTTGATTCGCCACAATTTTAAGGGGTATCCAGGGATATGATAATGTTATACATATGACGGGGGGAGTTGGTTAAATATATTGGGGTGATGAGTATGTTGTACATGTTGGGTGAGAATGAATATgttatatattcatgatattggagGGTATGAGTGTGTATAGCGAGTATGAATATGTTAGATGTTTAGGTAGAAGATACATGAGTAtgacattatatatttatatatattctttacaCAGTGTGCTATAGTGACAAATACGATATTTATGGGGTCAACAAATCCCATGCATAGTTTATTGACTAAAAGATAGTGTATTAGGTCACCAGTTCACTGTGTAACAAATTCATCtgaccgactatcttaacatgcgGCATTTAGACTAGTGGTCGAACAAAGTGGTCAAGTCTTCAATATAAAGAACCTACTTCCATTGGTCTATACAAAAACTAATACCAACAGTAACAAATTAAAAGCTTTTAATGtgttttctacatttttttcaatCGTTCCTTTCTTTGTTTGTAGAaatgtctcagatttttcctcaaCGCCATGCTGTTTTTATTAAGGGAAAAAGTAAAATCGTaataataccgaactccgaggaaaattcaaaacagactgtccctaatcaaatgactaatttaaatcaaaagctgaatcaaagctcaaacacatcaaacaaatggacaacaactgtcatattcctgacttggttcaggaattttcttctgtagaaaatggtgggttaaacctagttttgtagctagctagctaaacctctcacttgtacgacagtcaaataaaattccattatattgacaacgatgtgtgaacaaaacaaacagacataataggaaaAAATGACAAAGATAGGTgtacagcaatcaacattgtgATACCATCttgatcactataaaaacaaaaacaaaacatgtaaacaaacatttaccatggcacaataacacaatgatgggatgtataagtacagagtcacggcatatgtaacaaagaaacacaaaaagtcatatagacagcacattagcaaaaatgaaagacaagaatacaaaaagtatcatagaacaataacacaatgacaagtataagtacagagccacgtcaaatgaggGACGTATAACAGCACAACTAACGTGTATTAAAATTAGCCCCACCTACTAACCCCAAATGAAATATACAGTATTAGTATTAGTATGTTATGTATATTGGGGTGTATATAGTATATTAGTATATGTATGAAGCATATGTATATAGGAGTTCAGgtatattttctacatttgaaaatgcctgtaccaagtcaggaatatgacagttgttgtccattcgtttgatgtgttttgtcatttgattttgtcatttgattggggactttccgttttgaatttttctcgagTTCAGTATGTGTATGAATATGTTATATACGTAAAGGGAGTATGAGTATGATATATATGATCATAACCCGTAAAGCTGGTTATTTTcacgggtgtaaaatttcgcgatttttattaaataaggtatacgaaatattttggcggattcaaatacctttgcatgtacacttttaatatggcggaatttattttggcgattttgttctatccgcgaaaataagcgaaagtttacaccccgcgaaaataacccgacATACGGTTTATATATTGTGGTGGTACAAATATATTTGTACACCACAATATATATTAAGGGGAGCCTGAGTCAGTTCTGCATTCAATTctaaaaattacaattatatactctactataaaaagtaccattTATACCAAGATTTAGTTTTCTATCCAATATGGTAATGCTGCTTCGGCAGCACATACAATCGTGAATGTTGAATATCTCAGTTTAGAAATTCAATTTTGACTTTGCAATGCATCGCGATTGCTTTCAACCATTTAAGACCCCGCGCTCCTACGTCAAATGTAAAAGTTACATTGTTTTATTATGTATAAACTATATGAATATTCCCTGTAATCTATTTTTACATATTTCCTATATTATATTGTTATTCTGTAGAAATGTTCGATTGGAAAGACGCCTGGGAGAAAGATAACGCCGTTTGGCATATGGATGGCGTTAACTCGACATTGGAAAAACATTTAGACAAGATAACTGGAAAAGAAAACAAAGCAAAACTATTTGTTCCATTGTGTGGAAAAACCTTGGATATGCTACACTTGTCAAAGATGGGACATGAAGTTGTTGGGGTTGAGTTTTCTGAGTTGGCTGTAAGACAGTTCTTTGAAGAGAACAGCGTGCCCTGTACGGCAAGTTCTGTATCATCTATGGGCGGCATGCTGTATAAAAACGATGACTATCGAATCCGGATATATTGTGGAGACTTCTTCAAATTCGGTTCCCATTTAGAAAAGGATTTTGATGGTGTTTGGGATAGAGGGGCACTTGAAGCCATAGAACCTAAAATGAGGAAAACGTACATTGACATCATGAAATCTATTTTGAAACCGGGAGCGGGTTATATTCTTGATACTGCTGATCGACCAATTGGCATAGGACCTCCGTTTTTCATATCAGTTGATGAAATAGTCGAACATTTTGGGTTAAAATCTCAGCCAGAACAGATTGACTATGAAATAGCGGAGCCAGATTTACAGGCAATGGGGTGTGCAGGCTTGTTCTTCTATTACTTTTTAATGCCATAAATACCGAAAGACTGATAGAGCAGTTTTTTTTCCTCCAACCAAACAGTGTCTAGAGGGAACTAAGAAACATAAACTTTATAGTAATATTACAATATTGTATAATGTACCATTCCTGTTTAAATGTGATTGTTTTGCGGCATGCTAATTCAAGTTACATCTGCATCATTTTTCATTGCAGAAAGTAATGATTTTTGTTCAGATACTGTCATAAATTATGCAGTGTACTTCGGATACTGTCGTAAAATGTGTAATCTGTAATGTTGTTAGCATGAATTCTCAATGTATTTCCAAATATAGATTGCATTGTCTTAAATAAAATTGACACTTCTTATGCTGAATAGTAGTAAAAGACAGATACTAGTAATACATAGTAATTGCATTCATCATAAACTTTTGCAGATTTTAGAAGCTTATCTGTTGAAAGTCGTACGATGATAATAGTTTGTGTATCTGCAAAAACGGAATCGTTCAAGCATAGATATAGTAGCCTTTAATAATATATGGTTCAAGTAAAAATTCTTTATATACAACTATTCATACATAGTATGAATTGTACAATACTTCCATGAATTCTTTCTATCTGCTTTTCTTATAAATATGCACCGTATATGatgcttaaggatgtacttaggtgaggttttggaattcgtgtcaaattttcggactccttggtgtttttccatacaaaacaaggtaaaatattttgccccataacacctatttattttttcatataagactaaatagctcatgaaaggtcatttaccaaaattttagaagatttttaattttctttcatttgttttggGACCCAAATGATACCAATGCAaacataaggtaaaagtccgagtcagcctatTCCCgccatttattaattttcacctaacctcacctaagtacatccttaagaagAAACAAATACAAATCATCCAACCCAAACCAATAAAGTAAACAAAACTACCAACAAAATATCATGAGATATTCTCCCCAGAATAGTTTTATTCTTATGATTAAGACAAGACCATACAGCTATGAAAGGAAATTAACTTAATtgatattttcttaaaacatgtttaaatgacCCTAAATCATAAGAACATATTACACTGCATTTCTGAATATAGGCAAATCGTATTTATAAGAACCTTTTTTTATTCCCCGAGTGTATCACaagcacagtagtcagcacttctgtgttgacatgaattatcattgatatggtcataacacattaactgttttcaaaactttgaattttaaaatattacgACTTTTCTagctcaggaatagattaccgtagctgtatttgaaAAAACTTAcaggaatttttggttctcagtgctcttcaacgccgtactttatttggcccttttaacattttttattattcgagcgtcactgatgagtcttttgtatacaaaactattattaatttttaatcctggtatctatgatgagattatttatTTTACCAGTAGACTTCATTCGAATGTAAAAGCTTTCAATATAAAGTAaaactaacaataaaaaaaaatactgtcagGTTACCTTTTCAATTCCTATTATATGCAAATCAGTCTTCAATACccttacttatatatttttttagaaggGAAGGGCAAACATACTTCTTATATCTTTGACTGAGGTGATGACTGAAATAACTTTAACGACATACACATGTGTATCATCAATGTAGCTTAATCAGGAAAACATGTTTTGCCAAGCCTGACTACATTTGGTTGTTATTATGAAGAAGACAACAATATGTCTTGAAATTCAAAGAAATGGAACTGATGCATTACTACAATCCTCCAAATAAATTGCTTGTTTGCAGTTTAAGGTGCAGCAGCAAACATTACATATTCTGCTTGATGGAAAACTTCCACTTTTGAGTACAACTCGCAAGGTTGAAAATTCCTATTAAAATGGTATATCTCTTCAGAGGAATTTGTTGTGAAGCCAAATAGTATACTTCAAAATTCTTTATGCTTGGCTGAGTCAGCAAATATCAGTTTTTACTGGTTTTTGCTTGTGTCTGGTGCAGATCTAGCACAAAGATTCCTGCACAAAATGGAAAGAAGCTTGCTACGTCGAGACTAAAATGGGCCCAAGTTGAAAATGAATAATATAGCTACAATCTACTCAAAATCGGTTTCAATGAGCTTTGTTAAAATGGGCACTATTGGACAAACACTGAGTGAAAATCTGAGTCAAGGAAGACCATTCCTATTGAAATTGTGTCAAGTACAAGGAAAGAGATGGACTCAAAAAGGAAACATATTTTATGTGTATAATTAGTTTATTGCtttaatatttacaataattGTCTCAGTactttacaatatgtaaaaaaaaatgtatacaattaAAAATTCTGAAGATACAGAATATTCTAACACAACCACACTTTGAGTATCTGTCCTTTAGCATTAACTCTATGAGTTACAGCATACACTCTTTGAGTTGCAGCATAAATTCTATGAGTTACAGCATCAATTTAAACAGTGCCTCTAATTCTTTTATTCATCTTTTATGTCTTTTGGGGGAGGCAAAAACCAAACATTGTctcttttaatcaatttgatattAACGTAATGCAGTAAATGATTTTCTACATCACCAAATAGAAATaatatgacattaaaaaaaattatgtgtactTTAGGTCCTGAACAACTAAcacttaataaattttattttttaatacaaagaagaaaataattttaaatataatgtgTAACAATATGTAAGTTTGaagtattataataaataaaagcaCCATATTAATATTTACATTGCATTTCTGACCTTT contains:
- the LOC139489708 gene encoding probable thiopurine S-methyltransferase is translated as MFDWKDAWEKDNAVWHMDGVNSTLEKHLDKITGKENKAKLFVPLCGKTLDMLHLSKMGHEVVGVEFSELAVRQFFEENSVPCTASSVSSMGGMLYKNDDYRIRIYCGDFFKFGSHLEKDFDGVWDRGALEAIEPKMRKTYIDIMKSILKPGAGYILDTADRPIGIGPPFFISVDEIVEHFGLKSQPEQIDYEIAEPDLQAMGCAGLFFYYFLMP